Proteins encoded together in one Shumkonia mesophila window:
- a CDS encoding septal ring lytic transglycosylase RlpA family protein — protein MPLSSEPPRRRLCLHGLLFMVAALALMGCARRLPPQATQTLPPASVALQAQPGDEPNLAAKAEPAAFTFPESPPPPALKFKIPAQAQEQPKAQPQPRVASAFRPAPRKPGNPKACRPARPAYDRRGTASWYGHAQHGDATASGEPFDMNALTAAHRTLAFGTRVRVTHLKNGRAVVLTINDRGPFTAGRLIDVSRRAARDLGFLEEDHLAPVRVEAVTGC, from the coding sequence ATGCCGCTTTCCAGCGAACCCCCGCGACGCCGTCTCTGCCTGCATGGCCTCCTCTTCATGGTGGCGGCGCTGGCGCTTATGGGATGCGCCAGGCGCCTGCCGCCCCAGGCGACGCAGACGCTGCCGCCGGCTTCCGTCGCGCTGCAGGCCCAGCCCGGGGACGAGCCCAACCTTGCCGCCAAGGCCGAGCCGGCCGCCTTCACCTTCCCCGAATCCCCGCCGCCACCCGCGCTTAAGTTCAAGATCCCGGCGCAGGCGCAGGAGCAACCCAAGGCCCAGCCGCAGCCCCGCGTCGCCTCGGCGTTCCGGCCGGCGCCGAGGAAACCCGGCAACCCCAAGGCCTGCCGCCCGGCCCGCCCGGCCTACGACCGGCGCGGCACGGCGTCGTGGTACGGCCACGCCCAGCACGGCGACGCCACGGCCAGCGGCGAGCCCTTCGACATGAACGCGCTGACGGCGGCGCACAGGACGCTTGCCTTCGGCACCCGGGTGCGGGTGACCCACCTGAAAAACGGGCGCGCCGTGGTGCTCACCATCAACGACCGCGGCCCCTTCACGGCCGGCCGCCTGATCGACGTGTCGCGCCGCGCGGCGCGCGACTTGGGCTTCCTGGAGGAGGACCACCTGGCCCCCGTGAGGGTGGAGGCGGTGACGGGGTGCTGA
- a CDS encoding HNH endonuclease gives MIGNDQDALMRMAAFEHVQRLREIHNPLTAADLKPGFVFGGERIPLINPQRGIFRPRQMRFLLSIKTVFPRPGGRVWYDDQRDVHRQIFEGEETIDYAFMGKNPDAADNQRLREACENRIPVIYFIGIAPGRYHAELPVYITGWDPRTLKARVAFSMSDHEYAMPPENAIERRYALREVQQRLHQDSFREAVLAAYGSRCVVTRLPEPKLLDAAHIIDDGDEEFGQPIVPNGIPLSKLHHAAFDAHFIGIDPFYRLHVSKRLLAINDGPMLEALKGLEGQSIRMPNRRQDYPDRDRLAQRFERFKAVA, from the coding sequence ATGATCGGCAATGATCAAGACGCCCTGATGCGCATGGCCGCCTTCGAGCACGTTCAACGGCTGCGCGAGATCCATAATCCGTTGACGGCGGCCGACTTGAAGCCCGGTTTCGTGTTCGGCGGCGAGCGCATCCCGCTCATTAACCCGCAGCGCGGCATCTTCAGGCCACGCCAGATGCGCTTCCTGCTCTCCATCAAGACCGTCTTTCCGAGGCCGGGCGGCAGGGTGTGGTACGACGACCAGCGCGACGTCCATCGCCAGATTTTCGAGGGCGAGGAGACCATCGACTACGCCTTCATGGGTAAGAACCCCGACGCCGCCGATAACCAACGGCTCCGCGAAGCCTGTGAGAACCGGATTCCGGTTATCTACTTCATCGGCATCGCCCCGGGCCGCTATCACGCCGAGCTTCCCGTCTACATCACCGGATGGGACCCCCGGACGCTGAAAGCCCGCGTCGCCTTTAGCATGTCCGATCACGAGTATGCGATGCCGCCGGAAAACGCCATCGAACGGCGCTACGCCCTGCGCGAGGTTCAGCAACGACTGCACCAGGATTCCTTCCGTGAGGCGGTACTAGCAGCCTATGGCAGTCGATGTGTGGTTACACGTCTGCCCGAGCCCAAGTTGCTCGACGCCGCCCACATTATTGACGACGGCGATGAAGAATTCGGGCAGCCCATCGTGCCCAACGGAATCCCGCTTTCGAAGCTGCATCATGCGGCATTCGACGCCCATTTCATCGGTATCGATCCTTTTTACCGGCTGCACGTCTCCAAGCGCTTACTGGCCATCAACGACGGACCGATGCTGGAGGCCTTGAAGGGGCTGGAGGGGCAATCAATTCGGATGCCGAACCGCCGCCAGGACTACCCCGACCGCGACCGCTTGGCCCAGCGCTTCGAGCGCTTCAAGGCGGTGGCATGA